In Hydra vulgaris chromosome 06, alternate assembly HydraT2T_AEP, a genomic segment contains:
- the LOC136081616 gene encoding uncharacterized protein LOC136081616: MRGTFIKRTFLSFFEKKTFFHGDSYFFMEISSSVPICHTNKIKLKYKIKELATSENLVAKTVGDSPYYSFKATSWAVTFASSELMYEQVNAETSANIRRWKTKKTSYLIRCYHIK, encoded by the exons atgaggGGCACCTTTATAAAGAGAacttttctctctttttttgaaaaaaaaactttttttcatggAGATAGCTATTTTTTCATGGAGATATCATCAAGCGTCCCTATTTGCCACACAAATAAGATTAAACTCAAATACAAG ATCAAAGAATTAGCAACATCAGAAAATCTTGTTGCCAAAACAGTTGGCGACTCACCAT ATTACTCATTTAAAGCAACTTCGTGGGCAGTCACCTTTGCATCTAGTGAGTTAATGTATGAACAAGTTAATGCAGAAACAAGTGCAAATATAAGAAGAtggaaaacaaagaaaacaagttACTTAATCAGATGTTATCACATAAA ATAA